The DNA sequence CAGAAGCTCCCGTGGCAGAGCTCAGCATACCAAACCATAGGACTCGGTAACATTAGGTTAGTCACCAATGCAGAATTTCCCGATGTGGGATTCCAGAATAGCTCAAAGAAAAAAGTGAAGGTTGGTTGAGGACTGAGCACGTTCCGGACATCAGTATAAAGCTCTCAACAACCACCAGATATCCCTGAACCCTATTTGCCCCAACACGTTTGGGTCACAAACTACCGTTACAATACTTAGCATGCTAAACACTAAGACTTATTAGTATTAACTATGTCACTTAATGCAGTTATGCAGGGTTCTCCGGTGGGATTACAATTTAGCTTGAAGAAAAAACTGAAGGTTGAAGAGAGTGGCCAAGACAGCTATCTGCACAGCAGCACAAACCCTCCTCATCAATATATAACTGTACAGTAACAgccaaaataatataaatttaactAGCAAAATGTGATGAAGATGGTCAGGTTTGCAGCAAAAACCCGATAGAACAGAGAAATAAAAGCACAGAAACGTCCAACATAAAATTTTGTGGGAATGCCGAATGCGGCATTTCACACAATTTACTCTAGGTTTTTCTACTTTGCCATCACCAGTTTCATTTACAAAGCAAGAATAGAAGTCACATTTATATAGAATTCAGAGGaaatctaattaattagctAGTTACTTCCCTGCGGAAGATTTAAGGTGGTCACTGGCTGTTGGGGGTAATGCAAGAAGCTAATATGACAGAAAGTTGCAAAAGATGCATGTGTTCAGAAGGATCGTACCAGAATTGCAGTTCAGGAGACAAATTTACCATGTACAAAATACTTTGATCGTACTGATGGAAGTTTGGATGTTTCCTAACATGTCAAAAGTGTCATAGCTGTATTATAAGGAAAGCATAAAACTCAGAGGtcaaagaagatgaaaagatAAAAGAGGCCAGCTTCTCGGAAATCAATTTCAGTATGCCATAATGTGGTTCTGCTGACAGATAATTAAATCATTCTATATGGATTAATGTTTCTGCAGTATGTCCAACATTCTGTACACAACAATGAGCTTTTCGAGATGCATGAGCTGTATAGAGTTCCTAACACATCATGACAGTAAGCAGCAGCAGAAAACTGACATGACAAACTTTCGGAGTTTCAACTAtgctatattattattattattattatatatatatatatatatatatccgaaCAAGATTACAATCCTGTGATACTGGTTGaattaacacacacacacacgcacacacaatatatatgcTTATATTAACCAAAGGCCGAATCTATCTTGTTTTCGAAAATGATTCGAAAATGGCAAAGAACAAAGAATTTTCAAAAGTGAAGGTTGGTTCAAGAGTGCTTTTATTGCACTTTCTGGACCTTAACATCACTAGCAACCTTCGCTGCTATAATAAACCAAAGAGGCAGACCTCCTCGAACCTTGTTGCCCCTATCACATTTGGTTCACAAGCTGCAGTGACGGAGTCAGCATGCTAAGACTTGGTAATACTAAGTAGTTCACTTATGCAGAATTTTCCGATGTGGGATCCCCATTTAGGTTGAAGAGAAGAATGAGCACTATCTGGACTTTAAACATCACTATAAAGCTCTCAGATCTCCCTGCACCTTATTTCCCCGAACACGTTTGGGTCACAAACTCCTGTGACAGAATCGATTGGCATGCTAAATCCTAAGACTGGGTGATATTAATTATGTCACTTGTGCAATATGTGGAATTCCAATATAGCTTTCGACCTTTCGTTGAAGAGAGTAGCCAAGACAACTATCTGCATATCAGCACCAAGCCACCAAACCCTCCCCATCAATAAAGTAACagccaaaataaaataaatttaactAGCAAAATGTGATGAAGTTGGTCACTTTTGCAGCAAAGTCTGATAGTATTGAGAAATAAAAGCACAGAAAGGTCTAACTTAAATGTTGTAGGAATGCAGCAATGCACACAATTTTCTCTAGTTTTTTTTCTACTTTGCCATCACCTGTTTCATTTCCAACCAAAATAAGAAGATACACTTGGATAGAATTCAGAGAAAATCTAATTAGTTAGTTACTGCCCTGTGGAGAGTTCAAGGTGGTTACTGGCTGTTGGGGGCAATGCAAGAAGCTAACATAACTAGCAAAAAATGCATGTGTTCAGACACAGGAACCTCACTATACCAGCATTGCAGTTCAAGAGACAAATTTACCATGTACAATAGAGTTTGATCATAGTAATGAAAGTTTCCTAACATGTCAAAAGTGCCGTAGCTGTATCCTAAGGAAAGCATAGAAATCAGAGAccaaagaagatgaaaagatAAAAGCATGGCTAGCTTGTGCAGTCCAACATTCCATATACACCGATAAACAAATATGTACCTCCAGTGCAATTAGTTGACTAGCCGTTATAGCCTCATTTTCGCTGGTGGGGCAAATTGCAGGACAAAGAAGGATCAACTTCTTCAGCTTCTATCAGCGCATATGAGGTAGATCCTTGTTATCCCCTAGTAAACTTATCACGTCCATGAGTTGGGTTATACTCAGTTACACCACACTCCATGCATTTGTCTTTCCCACACCCTTCTCCTGCATCATTTTTCTCACACTTATAGCATCATCCCACCTTCCAATGGAACTATACAGGTTGGACAGCATTATATAATAGCCGTCATTTTCTGGATCAGATTCTATAGCATGCTTAGCAACCCTTGCACccatttcaatttcattgtGAATCTTACAGGCAGCTAACAGAGATCCCCATACACCACCATCAGGAGTAATGAGCATTGACAGAACCAAATCTTTAGCTTCTTGCAGTTTTCCAGACCTTCCAAGAATATCTACCATACAAGCATAGTGCTTCAAATTGGGCTTTACAGAAAATTCCTGCATTCTACCAAACAGATACTTCCCTTGTTCAACAAGCCCTGAATGATTACAGGCtgaaagaagagagaggaatGTTATTTCATTTGGTTTAACATTTGAAGTTTCCATGTTGTGGAAAATTTCTATTGCAGATTCTGCATGTCCGTGCATAGCATAACCTGAGATCATGACATTCCAGGAAATAGCATCCCTCTCATTCATTGAGTTGAACAGTTCTCTAGATTTCTCGAGCTGCCCACATTTTGCATACATATCAACCAATGCAGCGGCAACGGACAAATTGATCTCTATTCCTCTTTCCTTAATGTGACAGTGAACTTTCTCTCCTTCTTTAAGAGATGCGAGATGAGAGCAAGCAGAAAGCACCGTTACAAATGTTGCCGAGTTGGGCTTAACCTTCTCTGCGATCATTTTATGAAATAGGACTATGGCCTCAGCAAAATTTCCATTGTGAGTGTAAGATGACATCAATGTGCTCCATGTTACAATGTCTCTATGTGTCCCACGAAAAATTCTCAATGCAATGTTCAAATAACCACTTTTTCCATACATATCTATGAGTGAATTGGCTACCGAGACATTGTCATCCATCGAAATCTTAATCATGTAGCCATGAACTGATTGGCCAAGATGGATCGCCCCCAACTGGAAGCATGAAGAAATCACAGACACCAAGCTACTAGAATCAGCTTCAATGCCTAAACATTGCATCTTCCCAAAAATTTCTATACATTTTGCAGGCAGTCCCACCTTAGCATAGCCACAAATCATATTATTACAACACTCTTTGTCCCAATGCTGCATTTCACTAAGAAGCTTCTCTGCAAGAGTCAATAACCCAAACTTGCAGTACATGGATACCAGTTCACTATAAACCATCTGAGTTGATCCATAGTTTTGCCTTGTCACTATTCCAAGGAATGCCTTTCCTTCCCTGACATTTGTCAAATTTCTAAACCCTGAAAGCATGCAACTGACAAGGATTTCATCCGCAACAATATCACCATCCTGCATTTCCCAAAATAAACACGAGCATTCTGCCACCAACCCAGATCTAGCATAAGCACCAATAACCGACGTCCATGATAGAAGATCTCTATTTCTTAATTCACGAAACAAAACTAAGGATTCACCAGGTGTCCCACATCTGGAATACATAGACAAAATCAAAGACTTAACAGCTTCTGAACATCCAATTCCACTTTTCACAACAAAACCATGTAAACATCTACCTTCTCCTATAGCTCCCATATCCACACAAGCTTGAAACCCAACTTCCAGTGTCCTAAAATTTGGCCTCTCACCATCTCCACCAATCCTATGCATCTCACAAAGACATTCCAGACCCTTCTCACTCTCACCATTCTGCACATACCCAATTATAACCGCAGTCCAACACACCACATCTCTCTCAGTAATTTCATCGAACATGACGCACGCATCCCCCATTCGACCACATTTCGCGTACATGTAAACAAAAGATGACCCAACTGCTGGATTCCCTGCGAAAAGGCCGAGTTTTGAAGCCAGCCCATGAACAGTCTTGCCATGGTCTAGCAACTTCAACTCGGCGCAGGAAGCAACAACCATTGGAAGAGTGAAATGGTTGGGACCCAACTCGGAGCCTCGCATTTGGGTAAAGAACTGGAGGGCATTGGAGTAACTGCCATTGGAGAAGTGGGTTTTGATTATGGAGTTCCAGAGGAACGTGTCTTTGGGAGAAACTGAATCAAATACTTTGGTGGAAGATTCGGGTTTGGTGAGAGAGGCATAGAAAGAGATGAGCTTTGAGGCTATGAAAACGTTGTTTGAGTTTCCAGAAGTGATAATGAGAGCGTGGGATTGAGAGAGGTGTGGGAGAGTTGAAGTTTGGTTGGAGAGGAGAGATTGGAGATGACAGTTAAGGTAGTTGGAAGGTGAAAGtgaagagaatggaaaagaggaGGGAAAGCGTTTGAAGAGGTGGATGGGTTTCTTACTGAACATGGGAATTCTGAATTCTCTAGTTCTCTCACTAATGTAAAGAGTTTGCGTTGTTTCTCTTAATTGTCTTTGTATAAATATTTGTCCTCTGTTGGTTTAGTTATTTAAGGTGCTTATGGTTGTTACTTATTTTTCCCAGTTTCATCTGCTTCCTTCCATTTTGGATTTTTACTTGGGTGTCCAGAGCATTTTTCTAAGTTGTATTCGCACTTTGTTTTGTGctcttttattttcagtttcatgttaattagagaaattttaaatacacacccctaatcacttaatacacatccctattattttatatttcaaattagattttgtaagtatgttaaatgaccaaaacacatctatgcattagaaaaagaaaaaaatagtcatatattccttatattattctatttatgtataaatagttagataaacacaacaaatttctatacatggcctcccaatttaatacaagaataaagttagaaactttctaatttaatttttccttaaataaattgtaattagatgAGGTTAGagaccataatatttagaatttcaaaatcaatggcattaaatatttttaaaacatatcgctttacttccattttttagttaatttccttttttgttctaagagttatgattaatcaatttattttctaatataaaacatcacaggtgaaaaaactttgtaattcttaatttgtttggcccctctaatgacaactatTTAGTTCCGCCACTACGGAGAAACTACTGGTACAgttgggttaattacatataagtgtatCTTAGAATgcttttttagccataaggccaccaactaattttttccttcataaggtcactagattaaaaaagatgttatattttggatattaaaaatcaatatatttacataaatgccactagagtacaaaatcaacattcattctctctctcctctccggcgaggtcttcggtcaactccggcgggtctccggccaacttccagcGCGTCCACAAAAGCTATTGTccccagcaacaaaagctactctggtgagatttccggcaatctcCGGTGATATCACAAAAGccactgtcaccagcaacaaaacctatgcttcccaaaaccaaaagctattatcttcaccaacaaaaactactgtcaccaacaccaaaagctactgtcaccagcaacaaacactactgtcactaacactaGAAAGCAGtcaccagtaacaaaaacaataaccaaacataacaaaaactactaccaagcagaacaaaagctactcccagAGATTGAAAAAGCAATTCTAAAAAACTACAAAAGTATGGAAATTTAAAGgatacaaccaaaataaaaatgctattGTAATAGAGAACATAAAACATATTTAATGATACACAAAATATGCAGggttcaacaatgatataactatgtaaaaaGCTACTTCCATAGTTGTAAAAAGCCACTACTATAGCTGTGAAAATCTAGTACAATAGTTACATAAAGctattgtcaatgttgtaatgctactGTCATTTTTCAGATGATCACCGTCGATGTTCCTTATTGTCAAGCTCTACCACACTACACTAAGCATAGAGGCATTATTTTGCCACCTCAGAACTAGACTTCATTTCAACTTTATTTGGTTGGCCAGATGATAtcttggtcaatggaggcttcactacccaaattcacatgatttttggATTTTACTACTACAAAGGGGAAGAATTCTGCAAAaacaaagatacaacaaaacAAGCAATCTTTATCAACTAGATATTTAGGCATAAGCAATCTaaaatatactaacatagaTACAGAAAGTTACTATGACATATGTAGAAAGATACTATcccagtaataaaaagctactaacatagaTACTAATTGCAACACAACCAATTGATTATCCATGttgatagtgtaacacaaatctcaaacaagaaatgctacatatacgaaatcacaa is a window from the Rosa chinensis cultivar Old Blush chromosome 2, RchiOBHm-V2, whole genome shotgun sequence genome containing:
- the LOC112183389 gene encoding pentatricopeptide repeat-containing protein At4g39952, mitochondrial; the encoded protein is MFSKKPIHLFKRFPSSFPFSSLSPSNYLNCHLQSLLSNQTSTLPHLSQSHALIITSGNSNNVFIASKLISFYASLTKPESSTKVFDSVSPKDTFLWNSIIKTHFSNGSYSNALQFFTQMRGSELGPNHFTLPMVVASCAELKLLDHGKTVHGLASKLGLFAGNPAVGSSFVYMYAKCGRMGDACVMFDEITERDVVCWTAVIIGYVQNGESEKGLECLCEMHRIGGDGERPNFRTLEVGFQACVDMGAIGEGRCLHGFVVKSGIGCSEAVKSLILSMYSRCGTPGESLVLFRELRNRDLLSWTSVIGAYARSGLVAECSCLFWEMQDGDIVADEILVSCMLSGFRNLTNVREGKAFLGIVTRQNYGSTQMVYSELVSMYCKFGLLTLAEKLLSEMQHWDKECCNNMICGYAKVGLPAKCIEIFGKMQCLGIEADSSSLVSVISSCFQLGAIHLGQSVHGYMIKISMDDNVSVANSLIDMYGKSGYLNIALRIFRGTHRDIVTWSTLMSSYTHNGNFAEAIVLFHKMIAEKVKPNSATFVTVLSACSHLASLKEGEKVHCHIKERGIEINLSVAAALVDMYAKCGQLEKSRELFNSMNERDAISWNVMISGYAMHGHAESAIEIFHNMETSNVKPNEITFLSLLSACNHSGLVEQGKYLFGRMQEFSVKPNLKHYACMVDILGRSGKLQEAKDLVLSMLITPDGGVWGSLLAACKIHNEIEMGARVAKHAIESDPENDGYYIMLSNLYSSIGRWDDAISVRKMMQEKGVGKTNAWSVV